One Phyllopteryx taeniolatus isolate TA_2022b chromosome 3, UOR_Ptae_1.2, whole genome shotgun sequence genomic window, TTGTGATTCATGTGCTAAAAGAAGTCCGAAAATCAATTTTGATCGCTTCAAAAAAGCTCTTCGCGCAGATGTTCGCGAGGCGGAAGCTCCATCCAAGCAccttcagccaatcacagatgcGATGACTTTATGATTGAGCACAGAAGTAGGTGCGATATTGTCGTGCagaatggtgtttttttcctAAACGGAGAAAGACAAGCTTCCCCGAATCGTTTTCTTATGCCAAAATTAACCAATGCATTTGAAAAGAAACACCTGAATGAGAATCTCCCTGTTATTATGGAAGACAACTCTTCGCTCCTccccttccccctcctgagtTGCAATAAACTATTATCATTAAGTCTTTCATTTCTTTAGATTTGTGGGTTTTCACTGATTTCTTTAGTGCACTATacttatttttaaccacaaacactgataaaaaaaaaaaagataagtaTAACTTCATTTTGGGCTGGAACGTattcattgcatttccattcatttcaatgacaaACATGACTTTAGTTTAAGAATGTTACGGGTTACACACGGGGTCACGGAACTAACTGAGTTCGTCACACGAAGTTCCACAGTAATGTTTTACACACGCGGACATTATAGAATATAAAAATGGTACTTCAGACCATTTTTATATTCtataatgtccatccatccattttctaccgcttatccgaggtcgggtcgcgggggcagtagctttagcagggacgctcagacttccctctccccagccgcttcatccagctcttccggtgggaccccgaggcgttcccgggccagccgagagacggagtctctccggcgtgtcctggttCGTCCCcgggggtctccttccggtgggacgtgcccggaacacctcatcagggaggaatcagggcatgccacccttttccgactgaggaccacggtctcagatttggaggtgctgattctcatcccagccacttcattctaTAATgtcaataatgtaaaatatctgCGTTCATACATCCATTATCTAAACCGCGtgtcctcaccagggtcgcgcgTGTGCCGGCAccgatctcagctgacttcgggcaagaggtcaccagccaatcacagggtacatatagacacacaaccattcatAGTCTTTGATCAACCTACACGCATGTGACGACGAAAGAGgagaaaccgcagtgcccggagaaaagacaccagttgttcaccgtgccgccaatattcATCATATTCATCATATTCATCCGTCATTTTTCATGGAGATACGGTTAGTCtaggcacagtgaacgactagttggcacaactgcctcacagttcaaaggtCGTGGGTTCCTGtctgcagtttgcatgttctccctgtgcctgcgtgtttTCGTCCCTTGTGTTGGCGTTACTTGTTTACCTTCATTCTCACCTTTGTCCGTTCGTGTCCCTCGCGATTCGCGCTGGCGGTCCGCTTTGTCTTGAGCCTCTTCTTTCCTGGCAGACCGAGCTGGGCATCTTGGCGTAGGTAACGCCTACTGCCACCTACTGACCGGTGTGTAATTCCGTGCTACATTTATGGCAAGGACGAACAGATAGCGGCAACATTCACTTGTGGCGTCCCGCCACGAAAAAATGGGTTCCGGGTTCTCCGAGCAGATGCGACCCAGTGACCGTGACGTTTCAAATGGCGTCGCTTGCGCTAAAAATTAGACCTAAATAGTGCACGTGGACCATCATTGGTAAGAAGAACGGGGCTGGCAGTACAATAGGTCGTGCACATCAgtcatcaattgttttttcggATGGATTTTAGAGCCGTTGAAAGTGCTTTTTTTGAATATGCCGCAAAGATGTTGCCGCTGCTTTTCACACTGCGCGAGGAAAAGCGCCCGATGCCCTCGACCTTCCCATTCACGTGTAAACGTTTTGACGCAATGCCGAGCGTCTCGTGAGTGCAGAGGGCGTCGGCGCAAAGAAGAATGTTCTAAACTGGCGCGTTGACGCGGTGTCGTCAAAAGGCTCCTTCGATGGGAGAGAGGCTGGCGGAGTGACATCTGAGTCCTATTTGGGCGGACATGTACTGTAACCGGCAAAGGGGAAAATGGAGGACGCTCTAATACGTGCGCTTTCTCTTTGTCCCGAAATCTCTGCTTAGCCTGAAATATACCTCAAAGCGGCCCGGGTAAAATGGGAGCTCGCGAACAAGCTGAAACTCTCCGAGGTTCCGACGAGCCATGAGAATGGGATGAACccgtatcctttttttttttctgcagttcGTCTTAAAATGATCAACGCCAGGGCTTTCTTTTGTGAAAAAGGCAGTGGCATCTGGCGAGGTGCGGTCTACGTCTTCAGCGGGAAAAACCTTTGCGTTCACTTCCTGGTGGCCCGCTACGTCAGCATTTCCAAATACGGGATGCCGGCAAAATTGCGAGCTGAGCGAATGCAGCGTGAAAGGGCCTTCAGACACTTTCTTGATGAATCAGTTGCTCGACACTCGATTCCTGAATTGATGATAAGGTTTCGCTCGACTTTGGGGGCAGAGCGCAAGAGCGGACGGACGTGGGATGGACGTGCGATGTAGAGACGCTGTTCCTCGCTTGTGTTATGTCCAGGTGTGTGATGCGTCGGCTGCGCTGCGCTAGCCAGGAGTCAGTTTTAGGTGCTGGGGGCGTGGCCTCTTTGGAGCTGAAAATGGACCAATCGGTGATCATCAAACCCGTTCACTCGTCGCTTCTGGGCCAGGACTACTGCTTCGAGGTCAGATATCCGTCTGTCAGTCGGCTCGCCGGCGCCGTGACCGTCTTGAGTCTCATGGTGTCGCGTGCGGCCGTTCGCCAGGTGACGACCTCTACGGGGACCAAGTGCTTCTCGTGCCGCTCGGCGGCTGAGCGAGACAAGTGGATGGAGAACCTGCGCCGAGCCGTGCAGCCCAACAAAGACAACAGCCGACGCGTGGAGAACCTTCTGACGCTGTGGGTCATCGAAGCCAAGGACCTACCCGCCAAGAAGAGGTGACGTCTCCTTCCGTCACCTCATCTCCTTTCTTACCGTTGCCTCGTCTGCTTCCTTCACCTCATGTCCTTCCTTCGCCTCGTCTCCTTCCGTCACCTCATCTCCTTTCTTACCGTTGCCTCGTCTGCTTCCTTCACCTCATCTCCTACTGTTGCCTTGTCTCCTTCCTTCGCCTCGTCTCCTTCCTTTGCTTCGTCGTCGTCCTTTGCCTTTTCTCCTTTCTTCACCTCATCTCCTTCCGATGCCTCGTGTTCTTCCTTCGCCTCGTCTCCTTCCCTCGCCTCCATTGATCATTCGTCACTTGTGTCCATCGATGAAAACCTCAGGTGGGGGACTCCAGCCGCGCGACTTGACTCGGTTCAGACTCGGGTCACCAATTCGCGggctgaaactgatgaaagactCCCCTTGACTTTGATTTGGTATTCATAAGACTCAACTTGAGCTGAAAATCTTTCCTGTTCACATTTGAAGATCTTCATTGTCAACAAAGTGTGCCATGTTTTGGTTTTAGAAATccaaaaagattttttgggTAGTGCACGCAAAAGCTGTTAAGCCACCGGTGCGCATTAAGGAGTTGTCACGGAGgattattacattttgattcaaGGATTATATTTTGGATAAAATGGGGGAAAGTGAATGCAAACAgcacatttaaatatacatgAAGAGACAGACAGCAACAACGAAATCTCGATTCCCACCATGACGGTTTAGCTCACCAATAGCTAGTCAAACATGAACTCATGTTCATGTCGGTGATGCGTTTAACTGTGAAGAAAACCAAGTCACAgacaatacaggaagtcctcgatttacgaacgagttccgttcctacgctggcgacgtcacacgaatttccgcgcaagtcggatttcaccgttacaGTGGAAAATGACGGCGAAATACTTCCGTtccgggtattgtcccacgcaAGCTCAGCGTGTGTGGGCGCGGGCGTGTGCGTCGTTGTGTGAGTGAGACGAGACTGTGAAGAAGGAAGgcgtgcgcgccggtgcgagtgtgtacagtggcaagtgtcgtgacggcgaccggggaagagtagcgattagccgaggacccgttgacgtccAATGTGCAGAGGAGCGAATGAAGCCGTTCAAGCGGCAAATCGgcgcttcgtgcctttattgttgccgccacccggCTCGGCTGTGCAACGAGGGAAGGGAGTTCACCCCGAGGAAAGGTtaactaaaatacattcaaatacaaaaatacgaTGCTGTGCTTACCATtcctgctgagagtgtgaaaaaaggcaaagatactcccggcgaacaaacacagacaagcgcTATGcgctagctaagcagaaacacgatggtgctgggacaaaatggcggacgaggcacgccgtcggtcgagtgcgtcgtaactcgaggacttcctgtacagaGACAGAGACTGCTTTGGGACCATTCAGAAACCAAAGTGATCGTGAGTGCGTAAGTACAAACACTGAACGCAAAGTGGCGGAACTGCGACCTTAAAAGCGAGGTGATTTTTGGCAGAGCGTTTTAACATCGATATGGCTTAATGGACTTGCTGGAAGGTTAGTGCGAAGACCACGTGACTTGGTTGAAGGTTGACGGTTACTTACGCCCGGCTGTGTTGATGGCCGTTGGATTGCGCGCAGGTACTTCTGCGAACTTTGTCTGGACGACAGCCTGTACGCACGCACGTCCTGCAAGATGAAGACAGACAACATATTTTGGGGCGAGCGCTTCGACTTCAGCAGTCTGCCGTGCGTCGGCGCCATGACGCTGCACATCTACAAAGACACGGACAGGAAACGCAAGAAGGACAAGAGCAGCTACGTGGGCCTGGTCAACATCCCCATCGTCACGGTAACGGGCAGACAGCTGGTGGAGAAGTGGTACACAGTGAGCATGCCCAGCACCATCAGAGGTGAGTCTGCGTTCGCTCTTCATTTCTGCGTTTTAAGTGCGGATGACGAGCGCTCTCGTTTGATCTTGCCGCGTGCGGCGTCATTGAAAAATGCGGACTTGACTCTGTGGTTCGGTTGTGTCAGAACATGTTTTtatcccatatatatatatatatatatatatatatatatatatgtatatgtatatatgtttctTTTGGAATCGACACAGGGGCCAGTTTTCAGTTTTGATCAGCCATTTATTTTAAGTGATGtcaaaatgaaatgccattTGATTTTAGttagtgtttttgttattggtttgagtaaaaatccattttgttttgaatataaCAGTATTATCAGATGCGGCCTGAGTGACTGGGGTCAAGGGACCTTTGACCCATGGAAAAAATAGACAGTACATGCCGCAAATGCTGAGTGGCTTTAGAACGTGACGGCGTGTTGATGCGTTTGTGCGCTCGGGCCACCAGGGAAGTCGAGCGTGCCGACGGTGCGCGTGAAGGCGCGCTACCAGAGCGTGGTGATCCTGCCCATGGAGCAGTACAAAGAATTCGCAGAGTTCATCAGTGCCAACTACCTGCTGCTGTGCAACACGCTGGAAGGATCCATCGGCCTGCGAGCCAAAGAGGAAGTGGCGGCAGCGCTGGTTCACATCTTGCACAGCACCGGCAAGGCCAAGGTACGAGCTCGGCCGCCAGCCCCGCCTCCGGTCCCGGTGCCATCCTCGCCCCGCCGCGGTCTCGCTGGCGCAGATTGACGCTCCTTGTTTGCAGGACTTCTTGACGGACTTGATGATGTCAGAGGTGGACCGTTACCGTGACAATGATCAGCTGATCTTCAGAGAAAACACCCTGGCGACGAAAAGCATTGAGGAGTACTTGAAGCTAGTTGGACAGAAGTACCTGCAGGATGCGCTGGGTACGCcgcacacaacaacaaactaTAAAACACGACACAATGTACTACACGAGACTGGGTGTGCaagtgtgtttgcgtgtgtgtgtgtgtgtgtgtgttcaggcgAGTTCATCAAGGCTCTGTATGAGTCGGatgagaactgtgaggtggatgcgTCTCGCTGTGCCAACTCTGACCTCGCAGAGCATCAGGCCAACCTCAGAATGTGCTGTGAACTCGCTTTCTGCAAGATACTCGACTCCTACAGGtctcacacaaacagacacacatactgtacatagcgAACATAGACAAACACATAGACGCGCACACATACGTGCATGCACGTTATTACAGTCAACTAAGTGTGGGCGGTGGCGAGTCAGTCCGAGGCGACGctagtgtgcgtgtgcgaccCCTTCAGGGTGTTTCCTCGGGAGCTGAAGGAGGTTTTTGCGTCGTGGCGTCAGGAGTGCGGCAACCGCGGGAGGCCGGACATCAGCGAGCGTCTGATCAGCGCGTCGCTCTTCCTGCGCTTCCTGTGTCCGGCGGTGATGTCGCCATCGCTCTTCGATTTGACTCAAGGATACCCGGACGAACGCACGGCTCGCACGCTAACGCTGATCGCTAAAGTTATCCAGACCCTGGCCAACTTCAGCAAGTGAGTCTGTTCACCGCCCGACAACCAGTCGGATCCGACGCCTCAACGTGGGCGCGCGTCTGCCGCCTGTTTTCAGGTTCGGCACCAAAGAAGAGTACATGCTCTTCATGAACGACTTTGTGGAGCGCCAGTGGAGCAGCATGCAGCGATTCCTGCAGGAGATTTCCAACGCCGACGGACTCAACCACACCGGCGCCGGCTTCGACGGATACGTCGACCTCGGCCGCGAGCTCTCCAGCCTGCACACTTTGCTCACTGAGCTGGACCAGGTGATCGGCTCGACGCGGGCCAAACACTCAGACGGGTGACGCGCATGACACAGGTGACAGACAGACTCGCTATAGGGGACGTGCTTGACGCCGACCAAACTTTCAGTTAGGTAACACATGACACGTGACATTCCTGACCCAGGTGACACGCGTTACACATCAGAAACATTCCGTCAGGTCGAGGTTCAGGTCAAGGTCAAGGTGCTTtcattgtcaattcttcaatatgtgtaacattgaaattacggtactcaagggcctgcggtgctacaaagacaaataacatcaatataaaaagctaaatcaAATGATGGTATATCCAGTGGATCAAGTCTTCATTGACTGTGCAATATCAAAGAgcaggtgacgtgtgcaacatagtcaaggtcagagaaaaCCAAGGCCAATAAGTGGGTATGtattgatcagaatcagaatcagaatcatctttatttgccaagtatgtccaaaacacacaagaaatttgtctccgcaGTGCAGGCTCCGTAGCGCAAAGcgatgcagttggtcaagatgctctctatggtccctctgtagaatgagcacatgatgggggtcggggcTCTGCCTTTCCTCAGAAGTAGAGACGccggtgagctttcttggccagtggtGAGGTGTTGCTGGTGCAGTAGAGGTTCTCGGTGTCGTGGACTCCCAGGAACTCGGTGCTGCGCACGCTCTCCACCGCAGCAcagttgatgttcaggggagcatgctgggagtccacaacaatctccatGGTTTTTTCCACActtagggagagattgttgtccgtgcaccacccggccaggcggctcacctcactcctgtagtctgtctcgtaCCCATTGCTGATgtgacccaccacagttgtgtcgtctgctaacttgatgaagaggttggagctgtatgtcggtgtgcagtcataggtcagcagggcGAAGAGGAGCTCAACACAACCTTGAGGAGCCCCCGTGTTCAGAGTGCcggtgctggatgtgttgctgccggTCTCCccgtcagaaagtccagcagccagtcgCACATCGAAGTGTCTCCCCCGACAGCCACGGCCTCTGATTAGCACGGACGGTGATGGACTTAGTGATGGTGACGCGatccatgcacttgctgatgtTGGCAGTAACAGTGCCTCAAGGGACCCTTCTGGCCACACTCTGTTTCCTAATGGCTTGGGAGATCTGCCATTAGCATAGGTCGTAGTCGCcgaggtgggggaggggaagggccTTGTAGGCCCCTCTCAAGGGggtaaaaacattgtccagagtGTTATTTCCCTGTGTTGGAAACTCAATGTTTGAGTAGAGTTTAGCCTTGGGGTCAGCgttgttaaagtccccagctAGGATGAGGAAAGCATCTGGCTGGGCCGTCAGCTGTTCACTGATCTGATGGTATAGCTCATTTAGCGCCTCACTCCTGTTATTGCTAGAGTTTGGAGGAATACAGTGAATCCCCTCGCTAAATAAATGGGCCGGCACTTCAGAGCCATAAACTCCAGTAGCTGTGAGCAGTGTTGACTGACCAAGATGGCGTCCTGGCACCAGGCGTCAttgatgtaaacacacagtCCGCCGCCGCGAGTCTTGCCTCCCGCGAGAGTTCTGTCCGCTCGGTAGCATGCTAGCCGGTCGAGCTGAATGGCGCTGTCCGGAACGCTGGtgttaagccatgtttccacaaacacaaaaacacagcgcTCTCCCACCATCTCACGAGTAGAGCGGAGCAGTCGAATGTAATGCTTGATGTTCCGAGAGTGTACGTTGGGTAGTACGATGGAGGGAATAGCCAGCTTGTGTGGTTTAGCCGCTAGCCTAGCTCAGATACCTGCCGATGTCGTGTCGAGCACAAGCTTACGACTGTATCTGCGTCTTGGAACACGTAGACATGACGAAGACGGACTAAAACACGAAAGGGACAGAGAGCAGCCGCTGCGTATGCACGCGCCACCATCATTGTGGAACACGGGTGAGCGAGTTTGACATCTCCGTCTTTCAATCTGTCCTCAGTCGTGTCTGTCCAAGCTCAGTCCACTTCCGCGGATCTTACGAGACGTGTCGGCGGCTCTGGCTAACCCAGGGGGCGTGGCTTACCCCGGGAAAGCGTCGGCCTCCTCGCCCGAGCTTCAGCGTTTGGTGTCTCCGCCGCCGCCTCCGTCGCCACCCCTCTCGCCTCCTTTGGTGGCCTGCAATCCATCACTAGGCCAGCAGTGTGGCGTCGGACTGGATGGAGGGTTAGTCTCAGCACCTGTCATCATCTTCACAATGACCTTCCCCGCGAGAAGATCGTCTAGATATGCTGTAGTACCAACAGTAGGTATAGTGCTTACGTATAGTACTGAGGCACTTGTCAAGCACTCTTACTTCTTTGATGTCAGCTGTTTCACACATTCTTGGAATGCGTTGGCCTCTTTGCTTTCTAACCCGCCAGGACAACTTCGGTACCAGAATAACCTACACTAAAGAGTTCTTTAACAACTAACCCTAACTCACTAAATCACAAACTATTTGTTGCAGGCTGGTGGACTTCACCAGACTTCCATCGCCAACGCCTGAGAACAAAGATTTGTTCTTCGTCACAAAAGGTTCCAGCCTTCAGCCTGCATCAGGTGACGTTTTACCTTTGTTCTTTCAGTGACTGCGCCAACTCCGTCCTTGACCTCTGAACTTGCCCGTCACTTCCCACAGGCTTGCGCGGCTCTCCGGCCCCGAGCTCATCCTACTCGGAGCCCAATGACGATGCGGCGTTCGGGAGGGCGGCGGGGCAGGAAATGAGTGCCGAGGGGCGGAGCCTGTCCCTGGTGGACCTGCAGGACTCCTCCCCCGGCGACACGCTCGACGACAGCCAATGGCAGCGAAGGGCGGGGCTGCTGCCGCTGTCTTTCCAGAATCCCGTCTATCAAATGTCGTCGCGGCAACCGCATCGGGCCGAGGTCACGCCCCCCGACAGCCTGGGCGGAGACGAGCGCAACTCGGCTGGCGCCGCCGCGCCCAGACCCGCCTTCCTCACCCAGATGCAAGTGGGCGTTGCCGGGGGTGTGGCCGGCGAGCGAGGAGAGCGTCTGTCGGCCGTgtccagcagcagcagtggAGAAGAACAAAACAGAAGAGCATTCTCAGAAAATGTCACAAgtaactcttttttttcattcttcacGTCTGCCTGATGATGTTATCTTACATAGAAATACGGTACATACCTCAACGCCATATTGAACGCTGAATCGTACATCCGCGTTGCCGCCATacgagtgcgtgtgtgtttattatagcagtgttacacacatttgctgtaaaCACATGTGAAAAATACACACTCCACGTTGCTTTGGTGCTTACCGATATCctcaacatactgtataggCATCGTAATCAGAGGTGCACAAAAGTGCTGCACGTGCTTGTCACTGTGGATTTGCATAGAAACATTTTGTTGTAGTACAGAGCAGGGATATGCGGTATTTACAGCGCAGACAGCCGGCGTGGCTGGCACGCTGCCGGCCAGAGTGCCACACCTTCCGGGGCTTCTTAACTTCATGATCACTTGCAATTTTCACTTTCTTTGAGGGATAAgttacagcaaaaaaacaaagaggtgAAATGGACGGCACTTATATCGCGCTTTAGCtacaccacaggtgtcaaactcaaggcccgggggccagaccCGCCCCGCCAAGggaaaatcatgtgtgtcaacttccatgattcttgttataATCTGTACCAAactttcaaattgtcatatatcataaatgagaatgttgagatatttgtaagcatttttgtgttaccaaaacCCATTACCcctgatttctgattccaaaactagttcatacaTTTCGTGTGCAAAtctgatgaggcgattaaagatTGGTattgtttcacagtcataacggccctctgagggaaaccgtaactgcaatgtggcccgcgacaaaaatgagtttgacacccctgatcccCACCATCACAGTGGCCagagcgctttacaaagcctcacattcacccatacattcatacaccaatgggcggctgctacCATGCGCACTGGGAGCAAATcagggttcagtatcttgcccaaggacacttcgacatgcagacagcCGTAGCCGGGGTTCAAACCAGCTACCCTTCGGTCAccggacgacccgctctacctactgatccGCAGCCGAGTGAATGATGTGAAGCCAATGCGATGGAACGCTTAAGTGAGCGTGCTGCACGGATTCCAACACTGTTTGCCAACTGAAGCGATATTTGTCCAAATATTTTGGATGGTAAACACGGCCGTGAGAGCCTTCACTTTGTGCACTTGTCGCTTTATGAATTTCAATCTCCGGTGTATGTATTTcagccacatccaatatggcggacgctGCGACGTATGGCAGCAGTAAGCCGAGCCGGGAGATGTGGCGTCTGTCTACATGTCTATGATATCACTGACTCCTCCCCCAAGGTGGCGCTGCCCCCCCTCGTCAGAACTGTACGGGTCCTCAGCGCCGCATCGACCAACCTCCGCCGCCCTCGTCGGCGCCCCCCCCAGGCCCGCCACGGGGTCGCACGCCGCCCGGCATGCTCCCACCTCGCCCCGCCTCCGGAAGCATGATGTCGTCTAGTCCCGACTGGCCGACCGGCGGACCCTCGAGACTGCGCCAGGCCTCGTCCTCGTCCAAAGGCGACAGTCCTGAAAAACTGCGGCCCGCCAACAAGGTTGACATGCTAACCGTGGCAACTTGTACAGGCTGTACGCTAAGTGGTGACACcgtcatgtgtgtgcgtgtgtgtatgcgtgtgcataTCCAGGCGCCATCTCCGTGTGCCCTGGATCGCACGGCCGCCTGGCTTCTCAACATGAATTCCACATCCACCTACGCCGAGGCGGAAGATGATCAACATGACGACGCCCTCATCGACAAGGTAACTGGTAACACCCCCTCATCCTGCTCCTGGGCCCGTAGCTGACGCACACctgatggatgtgtgtgtgttttggcgtGCAGTACCAGCAGGACATCGCGTTATTGCAGGAGAAACTCCGTGTGGCAGCTTTGCGCCAGGAGGAGTGCGAGGCCCACCTCCTAGTTCAGGACCAGCAGAACCAGCGCTTGCTGCAGGAGTACCAGGTGTGTGCGACCCATCACTTGTCAGTCAGCGTCGATGGGacgtagggctgcacgattatggagCAAAAAAAGAATCAATATATTATTTTGGTCAATaatgtaatcacgattattaatcacaattgttcctctctctcgctctcgtacagtgcagacgcttttttgctcgctctgcttgcttcgcttGTTTACATTTCTTCTTGCCGATAAGCtcgtttttcttctaaaaaattagaagcagcgactcctggatatttttaaacctgtgggactgtacttttttggTAGATAGTCAGCcgtattccaatattttctgataccgtctcaccattacgtgagcgtggcctgctaattagcacaaccgtgctattagcaacaagaccagcaatccagatgcctcccttttccactgaggactatcacggactgctgcagaggatgtcaatcctggaaacgaaaatccaccgccttgaagtgtatgtggatgtaaatggagagtcgggaatgaaaccactctaccgatgtctcaaaatggtgagcgcaggtgtgctaacagacagccattaAGCccaacaaagaggacggatgtggactgtggaaactgtaatggaccatccagtagttctccctggaatttactggtagcaaagcccaaagatatgggacgacatctaaaagggaggacgcaacaccagcagattacagaGGAATCCGGCTGCTTCAGCCCCgagtgagcggccgtggacggtcgctacagcgaagggcaagaaaaaaggactcgagtcaatgcaaaagattgacatcagacttacaaatagatttgcgccacttttacaagaccctggccaagaatgctcatcccccaccaccactgaaaggtatgaaactaaatcataccccaaaaaaaatggcaccccaaacattGATAGTTgttgatggagctgtcaaggatgtgaaacgtttttgcagtgagaagaacaccaaattACTGTGtgttaccaatgacatggtctctgatatctctaaaacaaatcctggagatcactaatcagcacccaactgtgaaagctgtcattat contains:
- the dab2ipa gene encoding disabled homolog 2-interacting protein isoform X5, yielding MHERRCVMRRLRCASQESVLGAGGVASLELKMDQSVIIKPVHSSLLGQDYCFEVTTSTGTKCFSCRSAAERDKWMENLRRAVQPNKDNSRRVENLLTLWVIEAKDLPAKKRYFCELCLDDSLYARTSCKMKTDNIFWGERFDFSSLPCVGAMTLHIYKDTDRKRKKDKSSYVGLVNIPIVTVTGRQLVEKWYTVSMPSTIRGKSSVPTVRVKARYQSVVILPMEQYKEFAEFISANYLLLCNTLEGSIGLRAKEEVAAALVHILHSTGKAKDFLTDLMMSEVDRYRDNDQLIFRENTLATKSIEEYLKLVGQKYLQDALGTPHTTTNYKTRHNVLHETGCASVFACVCVCVCSGEFIKALYESDENCEVDASRCANSDLAEHQANLRMCCELAFCKILDSYRVFPRELKEVFASWRQECGNRGRPDISERLISASLFLRFLCPAVMSPSLFDLTQGYPDERTARTLTLIAKVIQTLANFSKFGTKEEYMLFMNDFVERQWSSMQRFLQEISNADGLNHTGAGFDGYVDLGRELSSLHTLLTELDQSCLSKLSPLPRILRDVSAALANPGGVAYPGKASASSPELQRLVSPPPPPSPPLSPPLVACNPSLGQQCGVGLDGGLVDFTRLPSPTPENKDLFFVTKGSSLQPASGLRGSPAPSSSYSEPNDDAAFGRAAGQEMSAEGRSLSLVDLQDSSPGDTLDDSQWQRRAGLLPLSFQNPVYQMSSRQPHRAEVTPPDSLGGDERNSAGAAAPRPAFLTQMQVGVAGGVAGERGERLSAVSSSSSGEEQNRRAFSENVTSGAAPPRQNCTGPQRRIDQPPPPSSAPPPGPPRGRTPPGMLPPRPASGSMMSSSPDWPTGGPSRLRQASSSSKGDSPEKLRPANKAPSPCALDRTAAWLLNMNSTSTYAEAEDDQHDDALIDKYQQDIALLQEKLRVAALRQEECEAHLLVQDQQNQRLLQEYQARLEDTESRLRRLQDDKDLQMNSIISRLMAVEEELKKDHSEMQAVVDSKQKIIEAQEKRIANLDATNTRLMAALAQLKERYGVTSQRNGLSPSNTSSLQITENGEFRN
- the dab2ipa gene encoding disabled homolog 2-interacting protein isoform X4, which codes for MDEVFEDAIEHPESVRPLSPLASAALDTPTTKVTAFLSSRLKRSLRRSRSHPKVFHQSGVNMHERRCVMRRLRCASQESVLGAGGVASLELKMDQSVIIKPVHSSLLGQDYCFEVTTSTGTKCFSCRSAAERDKWMENLRRAVQPNKDNSRRVENLLTLWVIEAKDLPAKKRYFCELCLDDSLYARTSCKMKTDNIFWGERFDFSSLPCVGAMTLHIYKDTDRKRKKDKSSYVGLVNIPIVTVTGRQLVEKWYTVSMPSTIRGKSSVPTVRVKARYQSVVILPMEQYKEFAEFISANYLLLCNTLEGSIGLRAKEEVAAALVHILHSTGKAKDFLTDLMMSEVDRYRDNDQLIFRENTLATKSIEEYLKLVGQKYLQDALGTPHTTTNYKTRHNVLHETGCASVFACVCVCVCSGEFIKALYESDENCEVDASRCANSDLAEHQANLRMCCELAFCKILDSYRVFPRELKEVFASWRQECGNRGRPDISERLISASLFLRFLCPAVMSPSLFDLTQGYPDERTARTLTLIAKVIQTLANFSKFGTKEEYMLFMNDFVERQWSSMQRFLQEISNADGLNHTGAGFDGYVDLGRELSSLHTLLTELDQSCLSKLSPLPRILRDVSAALANPGGVAYPGKASASSPELQRLVSPPPPPSPPLSPPLVACNPSLGQQCGVGLDGGLVDFTRLPSPTPENKDLFFVTKGSSLQPASGLRGSPAPSSSYSEPNDDAAFGRAAGQEMSAEGRSLSLVDLQDSSPGDTLDDSQWQRRAGLLPLSFQNPVYQMSSRQPHRAEVTPPDSLGGDERNSAGAAAPRPAFLTQMQVGVAGGVAGERGERLSAVSSSSSGEEQNRRAFSENVTSGAAPPRQNCTGPQRRIDQPPPPSSAPPPGPPRGRTPPGMLPPRPASGSMMSSSPDWPTGGPSRLRQASSSSKGDSPEKLRPANKAPSPCALDRTAAWLLNMNSTSTYAEAEDDQHDDALIDKYQQDIALLQEKLRVAALRQEECEAHLLVQDQQNQRLLQEYQARLEDTESRLRRLQDDKDLQMNSIISRLMAVEEELKKDHSEMQAVVDSKQKIIEAQEKRIANLDATNTRLMAALAQLKERYGVTSQRNGLSPSNTSSLQITENGEFRN